The following proteins come from a genomic window of Geminicoccaceae bacterium SCSIO 64248:
- a CDS encoding nicotinamide-nucleotide amidohydrolase family protein yields the protein MANLDALLPLAERVLAACRTAGLTVATAESCTGGLIVGTLTDIAGSSDVVHAGLVTYSNESKTALLGVPADLIVRLGAVSAEVAAAMAEGARARTGASLAVAVTGIAGPGGGSAAKPVGLVHFGLACAGRPTWTGHTVFAGDRAEVRRATVDRAFHLLLEALSTET from the coding sequence GTGGCGAACCTGGACGCGCTTCTCCCCTTGGCCGAACGGGTCTTGGCGGCCTGCCGCACGGCCGGCCTCACGGTCGCGACCGCCGAATCCTGCACCGGCGGCCTGATCGTGGGCACCCTGACCGACATCGCCGGCTCGTCCGACGTGGTCCATGCCGGGCTGGTGACCTACAGCAACGAGTCCAAGACCGCGCTGCTGGGCGTGCCCGCCGACCTGATCGTCCGGCTGGGAGCCGTCAGCGCCGAGGTCGCCGCCGCCATGGCCGAGGGTGCGCGGGCCCGGACCGGCGCGTCGCTGGCCGTCGCGGTGACCGGCATCGCCGGTCCCGGCGGCGGAAGCGCGGCCAAGCCCGTCGGCCTCGTCCATTTCGGCCTGGCCTGCGCGGGCCGGCCGACCTGGACGGGACACACGGTGTTCGCCGGCGATCGCGCCGAGGTGCGTCGCGCTACGGTTGACCGCGCGTTTCACCTTCTGCTTGAGGCGTTGAGCACTGAAACCTGA
- a CDS encoding multidrug effflux MFS transporter: MADMIDTAEPAVRRPSLAILITVSALGPFALNVFLPSMGSMIEVFGTDYGTAQLTLTLFLLATAFGQLLHGPLSDRYGRRPVLLSGIALFVAGSVLCALAPTIGTLLAGRVLQALGGCAGIVLGRAIVRDLYDREQAASMIGYVTMGFVVAPMFAPSVGGLMHETYGWRGTFVICAVLGLIVLVYGRFALFETLRQRVDLPGVRGLGRSYGSLLGSPAFLGYALSGALASSMFFAFLAGAPYIMFQLLDRSPTEFGFYFFLNALGYMIGNFLAGRFSARIGTDRMILIGALLALAGVLLALVLYGSGLLHPFALFGPMSLVALANGLNMPNAMAAAVSINPALAGTASGVVGALQMGLGALVTLVTGLLLDESAMPMILIMLVAAVLTLAAHGLAYGAQKRSRAAQRERAPAHVQRLEREPALQED, from the coding sequence ATGGCGGACATGATCGATACGGCCGAGCCGGCCGTCCGACGCCCATCGCTCGCGATTCTCATCACCGTGTCCGCGCTCGGCCCGTTCGCGCTCAACGTCTTCCTGCCCTCGATGGGCAGCATGATCGAGGTCTTCGGCACGGACTACGGCACGGCGCAGCTCACCCTGACGCTGTTCCTGCTCGCCACCGCCTTCGGCCAATTGCTGCACGGCCCGCTGTCGGACCGTTACGGCCGCCGGCCGGTCCTTCTCTCGGGCATCGCCCTGTTCGTCGCCGGCAGCGTGCTGTGCGCCCTAGCCCCGACGATCGGCACGCTTCTGGCAGGCCGCGTGCTCCAGGCCCTGGGCGGCTGCGCCGGCATCGTGCTCGGCCGGGCGATCGTGCGCGACCTGTACGACCGCGAGCAGGCCGCGAGCATGATCGGCTACGTGACCATGGGCTTCGTCGTCGCGCCGATGTTCGCGCCCAGCGTCGGCGGCCTGATGCACGAGACCTATGGCTGGCGCGGCACCTTCGTCATCTGCGCCGTACTCGGCCTGATCGTGCTCGTCTACGGCCGCTTCGCCCTGTTCGAAACGCTCAGGCAGCGGGTCGACCTGCCCGGCGTCCGCGGCCTGGGCCGCAGCTATGGCAGCCTGCTCGGCTCGCCCGCCTTTCTCGGCTACGCCCTTTCGGGCGCCCTGGCGTCCTCGATGTTCTTCGCCTTCCTGGCGGGCGCCCCCTACATCATGTTCCAGCTGCTGGACCGTTCGCCGACCGAGTTCGGCTTCTATTTCTTCCTGAACGCGCTCGGCTACATGATCGGCAACTTCCTGGCCGGCCGCTTCTCCGCGCGGATCGGCACGGACCGGATGATCCTGATCGGCGCGCTGCTCGCCCTGGCGGGCGTCCTGCTGGCGCTCGTGCTCTACGGCTCCGGCCTCCTCCATCCCTTCGCCCTGTTCGGGCCCATGAGCCTGGTGGCGCTCGCCAACGGCCTGAACATGCCGAACGCCATGGCCGCCGCGGTGAGCATCAACCCGGCGCTGGCGGGCACGGCGTCGGGCGTGGTCGGCGCCCTGCAGATGGGCCTGGGCGCGCTGGTCACGCTGGTGACCGGGCTGCTGCTCGACGAGAGCGCCATGCCGATGATCCTGATCATGCTGGTGGCGGCGGTGCTGACGCTGGCCGCCCATGGGCTCGCCTACGGCGCCCAGAAGCGAAGCCGCGCCGCCCAGCGCGAACGCGCCCCGGCGCACGTGCAGCGGCTGGAACGGGAACCGGCCCTGCAGGAGGACTGA
- a CDS encoding class I SAM-dependent methyltransferase, whose product MSAAEPPLRTSVVADHIQRFYDTVGWDEADDGLPEDAKMFVDLRPTSQAYVEAARRRVQRHIPAEGGERYLDAGSGPVQFREYAAYSRNFDKRYCVDFSQAALDSAKRRLGDHGEYVLASLLDLPFPDNHFDCTSSLHVLYHIDAKDQLRAMRELLRVTRPGQPIIIVYGNPNGVNLFTHRNLSRVHRVLRRLQGKPRDPSIVTASGKASPLYAFRYPLRWWRQFETVASVEIHPWRSLTVDDMKLLVPGTPFGERMLAWLFKAEDRLPWLANQLGAYPMIVLKKRG is encoded by the coding sequence GTGAGCGCTGCCGAACCGCCTCTGCGAACGAGTGTCGTCGCCGACCACATCCAACGGTTCTACGACACGGTCGGCTGGGACGAGGCCGATGACGGCCTGCCCGAAGACGCCAAGATGTTCGTCGATCTCCGGCCGACGTCGCAGGCCTATGTCGAGGCGGCGCGCCGGCGGGTGCAGCGCCATATCCCGGCGGAAGGCGGCGAGCGCTATCTCGACGCCGGCTCCGGGCCCGTGCAGTTCCGCGAATACGCCGCGTACTCCCGCAACTTCGACAAGCGCTATTGCGTCGACTTTTCGCAGGCCGCGCTCGATTCGGCGAAGAGGCGGCTGGGCGACCACGGCGAGTACGTCCTCGCCTCCCTGCTCGACCTGCCTTTCCCGGACAACCATTTCGACTGCACGAGCAGCCTGCACGTCCTCTATCACATCGACGCCAAGGACCAGTTGCGGGCGATGCGCGAGCTCCTGCGCGTCACGCGGCCGGGCCAGCCGATCATCATCGTCTACGGCAACCCGAACGGCGTGAACCTGTTCACCCACCGCAATCTGTCGCGGGTGCATCGGGTCCTGCGCCGTCTGCAGGGCAAGCCGCGCGATCCCTCGATCGTGACGGCCTCGGGCAAGGCCTCGCCGCTCTACGCCTTCCGCTATCCCCTGCGTTGGTGGCGTCAGTTCGAGACGGTCGCCTCGGTCGAGATCCATCCCTGGCGCTCGCTGACCGTCGACGACATGAAGCTGCTCGTCCCCGGCACGCCCTTCGGCGAGAGGATGCTCGCCTGGCTGTTCAAGGCGGAGGATAGGCTGCCTTGGCTCGCCAACCAGCTGGGCGCCTATCCGATGATCGTGCTGAAGAAGAGAGGCTGA
- a CDS encoding bifunctional 2-C-methyl-D-erythritol 4-phosphate cytidylyltransferase/2-C-methyl-D-erythritol 2,4-cyclodiphosphate synthase: MHGETVALVVAAGRGKRFGGATPKVYVPLAGQPVLRHALVALATHPRIDRVVAVVHEDDRAAYEQAAAGLDLAPPVTGGATRQESVLRGLESLAGRAPDHVLVHDGARPLLPSGLIDRVVAALDAGAIGVLPALPVTDTLKRVDGRHVAGDVDRSGLHRVQTPQGFAFGALLEAHRAKRGSELTDDGAVLQAAGLPVTVVEGSEANIKVTTMSDIERARALRGADLLPAVGTGFDVHRFGPGDHVWLCGVRVPHDSSLVGHSDADVGLHALTDAILGALAMGDIGQHFPPSDERWRGADSAVFLRHAADLARQAGGRIHHVDVTLICERPKIGPHRDAMRARIADLLGMAPARVGLKATTTEGLGFTGRAEGIAAQAAATVLLPA, translated from the coding sequence ATGCACGGTGAGACGGTAGCTCTGGTCGTCGCCGCCGGACGCGGCAAGCGCTTCGGCGGCGCCACGCCCAAGGTCTACGTGCCGCTGGCCGGCCAGCCCGTCCTGCGGCACGCCCTCGTCGCCCTGGCGACGCACCCGCGCATCGACCGCGTCGTCGCGGTCGTCCACGAGGACGATCGCGCCGCCTACGAGCAGGCCGCGGCCGGCCTCGATCTGGCGCCGCCCGTAACCGGCGGGGCGACCCGCCAGGAATCGGTCCTCCGCGGCCTCGAGAGCCTCGCCGGACGGGCGCCCGACCACGTGCTCGTCCACGACGGGGCGCGGCCGCTCCTGCCGTCCGGCCTGATCGACCGCGTCGTCGCCGCGCTCGACGCCGGCGCGATCGGCGTCCTGCCGGCCCTGCCGGTGACCGACACGCTCAAGCGGGTCGACGGCCGGCACGTGGCGGGCGACGTCGACCGGAGCGGCCTCCACCGCGTGCAGACGCCGCAGGGCTTCGCGTTCGGCGCCCTGCTCGAGGCGCACCGGGCGAAGCGCGGCTCCGAGTTGACCGACGACGGCGCCGTGCTCCAAGCGGCCGGCCTGCCCGTGACCGTGGTCGAGGGCAGCGAGGCGAACATCAAGGTGACGACGATGAGCGACATCGAGCGCGCGCGCGCGCTGCGCGGGGCCGACCTGCTGCCCGCGGTCGGGACCGGCTTCGACGTGCACCGGTTCGGCCCCGGCGACCATGTCTGGCTCTGCGGCGTGCGGGTGCCGCACGACTCAAGCCTCGTCGGCCACTCGGATGCCGATGTCGGCCTGCACGCCCTGACGGACGCCATTCTCGGCGCGCTCGCCATGGGCGACATCGGGCAGCACTTTCCGCCGTCGGACGAGCGCTGGCGGGGGGCGGATTCGGCGGTGTTCCTCCGCCATGCCGCGGACCTGGCGCGGCAGGCCGGCGGGCGCATCCATCATGTCGACGTGACCTTGATCTGCGAGCGGCCGAAGATCGGTCCCCATCGCGACGCGATGCGGGCGCGGATCGCGGACCTGCTCGGCATGGCGCCGGCCCGGGTCGGGCTCAAGGCGACCACGACCGAGGGCCTCGGCTTCACCGGCCGGGCCGAGGGCATCGCCGCCCAGGCGGCGGCGACCGTGCTTCTGCCGGCCTGA
- the ntrC gene encoding nitrogen regulation protein NR(I) yields the protein MPENTILVADDDGTIRTVVSRALSRQGFRVQATGVASQLWRWIEEGQGDAAVIDVVLPDENTLELLPRIRQKRPELPIIVMSAQNTLLTAVRATERGAFEYLPKPFDLNNLVTAVQRAVATPTKRAQSPDVLLQGEDQLPIIGRSPAMQEIYRIIARLMGTDLTVMIIGESGTGKELVAQALHDFGKRRGGPFVAVNMAAIPRELIESELFGHERGAFTGANQRRAGRFEQAEGGTLFLDEIGDMPLEAQTRLLRVLQQGEFLPVGGRNPVKANLRIVAATHRNLRQMVAQGLFREDLFYRLNVVPIRLPALRERREDIPALVQHFLTKAHGEGLPLKMVEPEAMQLLRQHDWPGNVRELENLVRRLAVLYVEETIGAQTVNDELDEATNGALGDDSPALDDTLRGAVERHIERYFAAQDGEVLSAADLYARVIREVEKPLIAKALSVHRGNQLKAAHLLGLNRNTLRKKIRELDIEVVRGSR from the coding sequence ATGCCCGAGAACACCATCCTGGTCGCCGACGACGACGGCACCATCCGCACCGTGGTCAGCCGTGCCCTGTCGCGCCAGGGCTTTCGCGTGCAGGCGACCGGGGTCGCCAGCCAGCTCTGGCGCTGGATCGAGGAGGGTCAGGGCGACGCCGCCGTAATCGACGTGGTGCTGCCCGACGAGAACACGCTGGAGCTCCTGCCGCGCATCCGCCAGAAGCGGCCGGAGCTGCCGATCATCGTGATGAGCGCGCAGAACACCCTGCTCACGGCGGTGCGGGCCACGGAACGGGGCGCCTTCGAGTACCTGCCCAAGCCCTTCGACCTCAACAACCTGGTGACGGCGGTCCAGCGCGCGGTCGCGACGCCGACCAAGCGCGCGCAGAGCCCCGACGTCCTGCTCCAAGGCGAGGACCAGCTGCCGATCATCGGCCGGTCGCCGGCCATGCAGGAAATCTATCGGATCATCGCCCGCCTGATGGGCACCGACCTGACCGTGATGATCATCGGCGAGAGCGGCACCGGCAAGGAGCTGGTCGCCCAGGCCCTGCACGATTTCGGCAAGCGGCGCGGCGGCCCGTTCGTCGCGGTCAACATGGCAGCCATCCCGCGCGAGCTGATCGAGAGCGAGCTGTTCGGCCATGAGCGCGGCGCCTTCACGGGCGCCAACCAGCGGCGTGCCGGCCGCTTCGAGCAGGCCGAGGGCGGCACGCTCTTCCTGGACGAGATCGGCGACATGCCGCTCGAGGCGCAGACGCGGCTTCTGCGCGTCCTGCAGCAGGGCGAGTTCCTGCCGGTCGGCGGCCGCAATCCGGTCAAGGCCAACCTGCGGATCGTCGCGGCCACCCACCGCAACCTCCGGCAGATGGTCGCGCAGGGCCTGTTCCGCGAGGATCTCTTCTACAGGCTGAACGTCGTGCCGATCCGGCTGCCCGCCCTTCGGGAACGGCGCGAGGACATCCCGGCGCTCGTCCAGCACTTTCTCACCAAGGCGCACGGCGAAGGACTGCCGCTCAAGATGGTCGAGCCCGAGGCGATGCAGCTTCTGCGTCAGCACGACTGGCCGGGCAATGTCCGCGAGCTGGAGAACCTCGTCCGCCGCTTGGCCGTGCTCTATGTCGAGGAGACGATCGGCGCGCAGACCGTGAACGACGAGCTCGACGAGGCGACCAACGGCGCGCTCGGCGACGACTCGCCCGCCCTGGACGACACCCTGCGCGGAGCGGTCGAGCGGCATATCGAGCGCTATTTCGCCGCGCAGGACGGCGAGGTGCTCTCGGCCGCCGATCTGTATGCCCGCGTGATCCGGGAGGTCGAGAAGCCCCTGATCGCGAAGGCCCTCTCGGTTCACCGCGGCAACCAGCTCAAGGCCGCCCATCTCCTCGGCCTCAACCGCAACACCTTGCGCAAGAAGATCCGCGAACTCGACATCGAGGTGGTGCGCGGGTCGCGTTGA
- a CDS encoding ATP-binding protein — protein sequence MVLSSSLDGPLLSQAVLSGMSSPVLVIDDRMRVQFVNPAAEQMFALSAPVLLDRFVVDLLSFDSPLIDLIRRVQLSGSSLSEYGVTLIQPTGAVHAVDIHLGPMPDRHDDVLAVLHPCSVARKLDQQMTHRGAARSIVTLAATLAHEVKNPLSGIRGAAQLLEEAAVGEDKALTQLICAETDRICALVDRMEAFSDPRPIERKPVNIHQVLEHVRRLAEHGFARHVRFDERYDPSLPEVDGDRNKLIQVFLNLVKNAAEATPRQGGEIVLSTHYQHGMRLSLSNSRERVALPITVQVRDNGSGVPEDIVGTLFDPFVTAKSNGSGLGLSLVAKFIGDHGGTIEFENEIRGATFTVRLPAWRGPITSDES from the coding sequence ATGGTCCTGTCGTCGAGCCTGGACGGTCCGCTTCTGTCTCAGGCGGTTCTCTCCGGCATGTCGAGCCCCGTGCTTGTGATCGACGACCGGATGCGTGTCCAGTTCGTCAACCCGGCCGCCGAACAGATGTTCGCCCTGAGCGCGCCGGTGCTGCTCGACCGCTTCGTGGTCGACCTCCTGTCCTTCGACAGCCCCTTGATCGATCTGATCCGCCGCGTGCAGCTGAGCGGCAGTTCCCTCTCGGAATACGGCGTCACGCTCATACAGCCGACCGGCGCGGTCCACGCGGTCGACATTCACCTCGGCCCGATGCCGGATCGCCACGACGATGTCCTGGCCGTCCTGCACCCCTGCTCGGTCGCCCGCAAGCTCGACCAGCAGATGACCCATCGCGGCGCGGCGCGCTCGATCGTCACGCTGGCGGCGACGCTCGCGCACGAGGTCAAGAACCCGCTCTCGGGCATACGCGGCGCGGCCCAGCTGCTCGAGGAGGCGGCCGTCGGCGAGGACAAGGCGCTGACCCAGCTGATCTGCGCCGAGACCGACCGCATCTGCGCGCTGGTCGATCGGATGGAGGCGTTCTCCGATCCGCGTCCGATCGAGCGCAAGCCGGTCAACATCCACCAGGTGCTGGAGCATGTCCGCCGTCTGGCGGAGCACGGCTTCGCCCGTCACGTGCGCTTCGACGAGCGCTACGACCCGTCGCTGCCCGAGGTCGACGGCGATCGCAACAAGCTGATCCAGGTCTTCCTCAACCTGGTCAAGAACGCGGCCGAGGCGACCCCTCGCCAGGGGGGCGAGATCGTTCTTTCGACGCACTACCAGCACGGCATGCGCCTGTCGCTCAGCAACAGCCGGGAGCGCGTCGCCTTGCCGATCACGGTGCAGGTCCGGGACAACGGCTCGGGCGTCCCGGAGGACATCGTCGGCACGCTGTTCGATCCCTTCGTCACCGCCAAGTCGAACGGCTCGGGCCTCGGCCTGTCGCTGGTCGCGAAGTTCATCGGGGATCACGGCGGCACGATCGAGTTCGAGAACGAGATACGCGGCGCCACCTTCACGGTCCGCCTGCCCGCCTGGCGCGGCCCGATCACATCCGACGAAAGCTGA